Proteins co-encoded in one Arachis hypogaea cultivar Tifrunner chromosome 13, arahy.Tifrunner.gnm2.J5K5, whole genome shotgun sequence genomic window:
- the LOC112732419 gene encoding uncharacterized protein At4g10930 isoform X1 has translation MEMELEAEAEADFMTNDMLTLPHDPFDPNHIHDDDNLAIEGERCGICMDIVIDRGVLDCCQHWFCFVCIDNWATITNLCPLCQNEFQLITCVPVYDTIGGNKVEDDSFFRDDEWSIEGKNNTLSFPSYYIDENAVTCLDGDGCKVRSGLETIEGDSDLDTSIACDSCDTWYHAFCVGFDTEGTSESTWLCPRCVVGEVSKGRDTDSMESTMVECNPEHINNQCQAEDSFSRKVCVSVADAGETAVVVSMVDGHKWVPSASEKGLLPLELGRDQLTESCILDSDTTNQQKAMEKKIMSPIVKEQELELCLSHNVSGSLSSKSLEHNDPKESAHGARSGPSNLDETKLADESHVKTSPSRNESDMGLHLGLSVGSFLSVDNVDKDGIKDHTTGVKHLSPDECSMEGDVIENDVKKDNTSVTAGKRKHVDHSNDEGHFKVDGDVKPELPIEVSRKKIRAAGGQMTSINNSADAQLSDNGQKSSALNHSASKEVVRPTIMNIVKGTNRRLSKGPTGTNSSDNVSRKDENMAGLRVKKIMKRVADDGESSLIVQNLRKEIREAVRNKSSINFEENIDTKLLAAFRAAIAGPKTEPVNKLTPSALKAKKSMLQKGTVREHLTKKIFGTSNGKRKRAWDRDCEIEFWKYRCMRATRPEKIETLKSVLDLLRKNSESTQGPECQAKDTILSRLYLADTSVFPRKDDVKPLSVLKTDASSEQTKQNNPSGTDIKNLSCNARVCSSETKVDKIIHDSAGDNSASRKTSVSSSAGAKVNAKELGLKSDSTKSDKKKWALEFLAKKTAAESKRTANGSQEDNTIFKDKFPLLAQLPADMRPVLGPSCHNKIPISVRQTQLYRLTERLLRNTNLPVIRRTADTELAVADAINIEKEVADRSSSKLVYLNLCSQELRHRANNTKSNVAEDTNPPESSAKLPDQSEHNADDCSTDPAVEALKNAGLLSDSPPSSPHDNREIGNENDTSGPDNILELDSHPELDIYGDFEYDLEDEDYIGVSKVLNPKPEESESKVKLVFSTMNLKSDAALDDSDCKGSLNSEVLRDASGSTTSHIETVPRDSATDAEIGGPSASVSSELCESAVEPADSEFEELYGPDKEPLIKKFPDAEPRTTCGEGKKETPSEATDKSNVSETGKNSPGKEEKSDDMSAKQSECDSINHVTKKVEAYIKEHMRPLCKSGVITAEQYRWAVAKTTEKVMKYHCKAKNANFLIKEGEKVKKLAEQYAEAAQQNRKN, from the exons ATGGAAATGGAATTGGAAGCTGAAGCTGAAGCTGATTTTATGACGAATGACATGCTCACACTCCCACACGATCCCTTTGATCCCAACCACATCCATGATGAT GATAATTTGGCTATTGAAGGCGAAAGATGTGGAATATGCATGGATATCGTCATTGATAGGGGAGTTCTCGATTGCTGTCAGCATTG GTTCTGTTTTGTATGCATTGATAACTGGGCTACAATCACTAATCTCTGCCCACTTTGCCAGAACGAGTTTCAGTTGATCACTTGTGTACCA GTTTATGATACCATTGGAGGCAATAAAGTTGAAGATGACTCATTCTTCAG AGATGACGAATGGTCCATTGAAGGGAAGAACAATACATTATCGTTTCCCTCCTACTACATTGATGAAAAT GCAGTTACTTGTTTGGATGGTGATGGCTGCAAAGTTCGAAGTGGATTGGAAACTATTGAAGGAGATTCTGATCTTGATACATCAATTGCATGTGATTCATGTGATACATG GTATCATGCCTTCTGTGTGGGATTTGATACAGAAGGTACATCTGAAAGTACATGGTTATGTCCAAG ATGCGTGGTCGGTGAAGTTTCTAAAGGAAGAGACACTGATTCAATGGAGAGCACGATGGTAGAATGTAACCCAGAGCATATTAACAATCAATGTCAGGCTGAGGATTCCTTTTCAAGAAAAGTTTGTGTGTCTGTTGCTGATGCGGGAGAGACAGCTGTTGTTGTTTCAATGGTTGATGGACATAAATGGGTTCCATCAGCAAGCGAGAAAGGCCTATTGCCTCTTGAACTTGGCAGGGATCAATTGACTGAATCATGTATATTAGATTCTGACACAACTAATCAGCAGAAAGCAATGGAGAAGAAGATTATGTCACCAATTGTGAAGGAACAAGAGCTGGAGTTGTGCTTATCACACAATGTATCTGGTAGCCTAAGTTCTAAATCCTTGGAGCATAATGATCCAAAGGAAAGTGCTCATGGAGCAAGGAGTGGACCAAGTAACCTTGATGAAACCAAGTTAGCTGATGAGTCCCATGTCAAAACTAGTCCTTCTAGAAATGAATCTGATATGGGTCTTCATCTTGGTTTATCAGTGGGCTCTTTCCTATCAG TTGATAATGTGGACAAGGATGGAATAAAAGATCACACAACTGGTGTCAAGCACCTGAGTCCAGATGAATGTTCTATGGAAG GAGATGTAATTGAAAACGATGTTAAGAAGGATAATACTAGTGTAACTGCTGGGAAGAGAAAGCATGTTGATCACAG CAATGATGAAGGTCATTTCAAAGTTGATGGGGATGTGAAGCCTGAACTTCCAATTGAAGTGTCTCGAAAGAAAATTAGAGCTGCTGGTGGTCAAATGACTAGTATTAATAACTCAGCTGATGCCCAGCTTTCAGACAATGGTCAAAAGAGCTCTGCTTTGAACCATTCTGCATCCAAGGAGGTTGTCAGACCAACTATAATGAATATAGTTAAAGGTACAAACCGTAGGCTTTCCAAGGGACCTACTGGCACTAATTCATCCGACAATGTGTCTAGAAAGGATGAAAATATGGCTGGATTGAGGGTAAAAAAGATCATGAAGAGAGTTGCTGATGATGGAGAATCATCCTTGATAGTTCAAAATCTAAGGAAGGAAATTAGAGAAGCTGTCCGTAACAAATCCTCTATAAACTTTGAGGAAAATATTGATACAAAGCTTCTTGCAGCATTCAGGGCTGCTATAGCTGGACCCAAAACTGAACCTGTAAATAAGTTAACCCCTTCAGCTTTAAAGGCAAAGAAGTCAATGTTGCAGAAAGGAACGGTACGTGAGCATCTTACAAAGAAAATTTTTGGGACTtcaaatggaaaaagaaagcgtGCATGGGATAGGGACTGTGAAATTGAGTTTTGGAAATATCGGTGCATGAGGGCTACAAGGCCTgaaaaaattgaaactttaaaatcAGTTCTAGATCTACTAAGAAAAAATTCAGAGTCAACCCAGGGTCCTGAATGTCAGGCCAAGGATACTATTCTTTCCAGGTTGTATCTAGCAGATACATCTGTTTTCCCACGGAAAGATGATGTCAAGCCCCTCTCTGTACTTAAAACTGATGCTAGCTCAGAGCAGACTAAACAAAATAACCCGTCAGGAACAGATATAAAAAATCTTTCATGCAATGCCAGAGTTTGTTCATCTGAAACAAAAGTAGATAAGATTATACATGATTCAGCTGGTGATAATTCAGCTTCTCGTAAGACATCAGTTTCTTCTTCAGCTGGTGCCAAAGTTAATGCAAAAGAATTAGGACTTAAATCAGATTCTACGAAGAGTGATAAAAAGAAATGGGCCTTAGAGTTTCTTGCTAAGAAAACAGCTGCTGAGAGCAAAAGGACGGCAAATGGAAGTCAAGAAGACAATAcaatttttaaagataaatttcCTTTGCTT GCCCAACTACCGGCTGATATGAGACCAGTACTGGGACCTTCTTGTCACAATAAAATTCCAATATCAGTGAGGCAG ACACAGCTTTACCGCCTGACAGAGCGCTTGTTGAGGAACACAAATCTGCCAGTCATTCGCAGAACTGCAGATACAGAATTGGCTGTTGCAGATGCAATCAATATTGAAAAGGAGGTTGCTGACAGATCGAGCAGCAAGCTTGTGTATTTGAACCTCTGCTCACAAGAGCTCCGACATCGTGCAAATAACACAAAATCCAATGTAGCTGAAGATACAAATCCCCCGGAGTCATCTGCCAAGCTTCCTGATCAATCAGAACATAATGCTGATGATTGTTCAACTGACCCTGCTGTTGAAGCCTTGAAAAATGCTGGTCTATTGTCTGATTCACCGCCTAGCAGTCCACATGATAACAGAGAAATAGGTAATGAAAATGATACTTCAGGGCCTGATAATATACTTGAATTGGATTCTCATCCTGAGCTGGACATTTATGGTGATTTTGAGTATGATTTGGAAGATGAAGACTACATTGGGGTTTCAAAGGTCTTGAACCCAAAACCAGAGGAAAGTGAGTCGAAAGTGAAACTTGTTTTCTCCACCATGAACTTGAAGTCAGATGCAGCTTTGGATGACTCAGACTGTAAAGGGTCCCTTAACAGTGAAGTACTACGGGATGCCTCCGGCTCAACAACCTCTCACATCGAAACAGTCCCTAGGGACTCAGCAACTGATGCAGAGATTGGCGGGCcttctgcttctgtttcttcTGAGTTATGTGAGAGTGCTGTCGAGCCAGCTGATTCCGAATTTGAAGAATTATATGGCCCTGACAAAGAACCACTCATAAAAAAATTTCCAGATGCCGAACCAAGAACAACATGTGGAGAGGGCAAGAAAGAAACACCAAGTGAGGCCACTGACAAATCTAATGTATCTGAAACTGGTAAAAATTCCCCAGGGAAAGAAGAGAAATCTGATGATATGAGTGCGAAGCAGTCTGAGTGTGACTCGATAAACCATGTAACAAAGAAG GTAGAAGCCTATATCAAGGAACATATGAGGCCACTGTGCAAGAGTGGTGTGATCACAGCAGAACAATACAGGTGGGCAGTTGCAAAAACAACAGAGAAGGTTATGAAGTATCATTGCAAAGCAAAGAATGCTAATTTCCTCATAAAGGAAGGTGAGAAAGTAAAGAAGCTTGCAGAGCAGTATGCCGAAGCAGCCCAACAGAACCGAAAAAATTGA
- the LOC112732419 gene encoding uncharacterized protein At4g10930 isoform X3, whose translation MESTMVECNPEHINNQCQAEDSFSRKVCVSVADAGETAVVVSMVDGHKWVPSASEKGLLPLELGRDQLTESCILDSDTTNQQKAMEKKIMSPIVKEQELELCLSHNVSGSLSSKSLEHNDPKESAHGARSGPSNLDETKLADESHVKTSPSRNESDMGLHLGLSVGSFLSVDNVDKDGIKDHTTGVKHLSPDECSMEGDVIENDVKKDNTSVTAGKRKHVDHSNDEGHFKVDGDVKPELPIEVSRKKIRAAGGQMTSINNSADAQLSDNGQKSSALNHSASKEVVRPTIMNIVKGTNRRLSKGPTGTNSSDNVSRKDENMAGLRVKKIMKRVADDGESSLIVQNLRKEIREAVRNKSSINFEENIDTKLLAAFRAAIAGPKTEPVNKLTPSALKAKKSMLQKGTVREHLTKKIFGTSNGKRKRAWDRDCEIEFWKYRCMRATRPEKIETLKSVLDLLRKNSESTQGPECQAKDTILSRLYLADTSVFPRKDDVKPLSVLKTDASSEQTKQNNPSGTDIKNLSCNARVCSSETKVDKIIHDSAGDNSASRKTSVSSSAGAKVNAKELGLKSDSTKSDKKKWALEFLAKKTAAESKRTANGSQEDNTIFKDKFPLLAQLPADMRPVLGPSCHNKIPISVRQTQLYRLTERLLRNTNLPVIRRTADTELAVADAINIEKEVADRSSSKLVYLNLCSQELRHRANNTKSNVAEDTNPPESSAKLPDQSEHNADDCSTDPAVEALKNAGLLSDSPPSSPHDNREIGNENDTSGPDNILELDSHPELDIYGDFEYDLEDEDYIGVSKVLNPKPEESESKVKLVFSTMNLKSDAALDDSDCKGSLNSEVLRDASGSTTSHIETVPRDSATDAEIGGPSASVSSELCESAVEPADSEFEELYGPDKEPLIKKFPDAEPRTTCGEGKKETPSEATDKSNVSETGKNSPGKEEKSDDMSAKQSECDSINHVTKKVEAYIKEHMRPLCKSGVITAEQYRWAVAKTTEKVMKYHCKAKNANFLIKEGEKVKKLAEQYAEAAQQNRKN comes from the exons ATGGAGAGCACGATGGTAGAATGTAACCCAGAGCATATTAACAATCAATGTCAGGCTGAGGATTCCTTTTCAAGAAAAGTTTGTGTGTCTGTTGCTGATGCGGGAGAGACAGCTGTTGTTGTTTCAATGGTTGATGGACATAAATGGGTTCCATCAGCAAGCGAGAAAGGCCTATTGCCTCTTGAACTTGGCAGGGATCAATTGACTGAATCATGTATATTAGATTCTGACACAACTAATCAGCAGAAAGCAATGGAGAAGAAGATTATGTCACCAATTGTGAAGGAACAAGAGCTGGAGTTGTGCTTATCACACAATGTATCTGGTAGCCTAAGTTCTAAATCCTTGGAGCATAATGATCCAAAGGAAAGTGCTCATGGAGCAAGGAGTGGACCAAGTAACCTTGATGAAACCAAGTTAGCTGATGAGTCCCATGTCAAAACTAGTCCTTCTAGAAATGAATCTGATATGGGTCTTCATCTTGGTTTATCAGTGGGCTCTTTCCTATCAG TTGATAATGTGGACAAGGATGGAATAAAAGATCACACAACTGGTGTCAAGCACCTGAGTCCAGATGAATGTTCTATGGAAG GAGATGTAATTGAAAACGATGTTAAGAAGGATAATACTAGTGTAACTGCTGGGAAGAGAAAGCATGTTGATCACAG CAATGATGAAGGTCATTTCAAAGTTGATGGGGATGTGAAGCCTGAACTTCCAATTGAAGTGTCTCGAAAGAAAATTAGAGCTGCTGGTGGTCAAATGACTAGTATTAATAACTCAGCTGATGCCCAGCTTTCAGACAATGGTCAAAAGAGCTCTGCTTTGAACCATTCTGCATCCAAGGAGGTTGTCAGACCAACTATAATGAATATAGTTAAAGGTACAAACCGTAGGCTTTCCAAGGGACCTACTGGCACTAATTCATCCGACAATGTGTCTAGAAAGGATGAAAATATGGCTGGATTGAGGGTAAAAAAGATCATGAAGAGAGTTGCTGATGATGGAGAATCATCCTTGATAGTTCAAAATCTAAGGAAGGAAATTAGAGAAGCTGTCCGTAACAAATCCTCTATAAACTTTGAGGAAAATATTGATACAAAGCTTCTTGCAGCATTCAGGGCTGCTATAGCTGGACCCAAAACTGAACCTGTAAATAAGTTAACCCCTTCAGCTTTAAAGGCAAAGAAGTCAATGTTGCAGAAAGGAACGGTACGTGAGCATCTTACAAAGAAAATTTTTGGGACTtcaaatggaaaaagaaagcgtGCATGGGATAGGGACTGTGAAATTGAGTTTTGGAAATATCGGTGCATGAGGGCTACAAGGCCTgaaaaaattgaaactttaaaatcAGTTCTAGATCTACTAAGAAAAAATTCAGAGTCAACCCAGGGTCCTGAATGTCAGGCCAAGGATACTATTCTTTCCAGGTTGTATCTAGCAGATACATCTGTTTTCCCACGGAAAGATGATGTCAAGCCCCTCTCTGTACTTAAAACTGATGCTAGCTCAGAGCAGACTAAACAAAATAACCCGTCAGGAACAGATATAAAAAATCTTTCATGCAATGCCAGAGTTTGTTCATCTGAAACAAAAGTAGATAAGATTATACATGATTCAGCTGGTGATAATTCAGCTTCTCGTAAGACATCAGTTTCTTCTTCAGCTGGTGCCAAAGTTAATGCAAAAGAATTAGGACTTAAATCAGATTCTACGAAGAGTGATAAAAAGAAATGGGCCTTAGAGTTTCTTGCTAAGAAAACAGCTGCTGAGAGCAAAAGGACGGCAAATGGAAGTCAAGAAGACAATAcaatttttaaagataaatttcCTTTGCTT GCCCAACTACCGGCTGATATGAGACCAGTACTGGGACCTTCTTGTCACAATAAAATTCCAATATCAGTGAGGCAG ACACAGCTTTACCGCCTGACAGAGCGCTTGTTGAGGAACACAAATCTGCCAGTCATTCGCAGAACTGCAGATACAGAATTGGCTGTTGCAGATGCAATCAATATTGAAAAGGAGGTTGCTGACAGATCGAGCAGCAAGCTTGTGTATTTGAACCTCTGCTCACAAGAGCTCCGACATCGTGCAAATAACACAAAATCCAATGTAGCTGAAGATACAAATCCCCCGGAGTCATCTGCCAAGCTTCCTGATCAATCAGAACATAATGCTGATGATTGTTCAACTGACCCTGCTGTTGAAGCCTTGAAAAATGCTGGTCTATTGTCTGATTCACCGCCTAGCAGTCCACATGATAACAGAGAAATAGGTAATGAAAATGATACTTCAGGGCCTGATAATATACTTGAATTGGATTCTCATCCTGAGCTGGACATTTATGGTGATTTTGAGTATGATTTGGAAGATGAAGACTACATTGGGGTTTCAAAGGTCTTGAACCCAAAACCAGAGGAAAGTGAGTCGAAAGTGAAACTTGTTTTCTCCACCATGAACTTGAAGTCAGATGCAGCTTTGGATGACTCAGACTGTAAAGGGTCCCTTAACAGTGAAGTACTACGGGATGCCTCCGGCTCAACAACCTCTCACATCGAAACAGTCCCTAGGGACTCAGCAACTGATGCAGAGATTGGCGGGCcttctgcttctgtttcttcTGAGTTATGTGAGAGTGCTGTCGAGCCAGCTGATTCCGAATTTGAAGAATTATATGGCCCTGACAAAGAACCACTCATAAAAAAATTTCCAGATGCCGAACCAAGAACAACATGTGGAGAGGGCAAGAAAGAAACACCAAGTGAGGCCACTGACAAATCTAATGTATCTGAAACTGGTAAAAATTCCCCAGGGAAAGAAGAGAAATCTGATGATATGAGTGCGAAGCAGTCTGAGTGTGACTCGATAAACCATGTAACAAAGAAG GTAGAAGCCTATATCAAGGAACATATGAGGCCACTGTGCAAGAGTGGTGTGATCACAGCAGAACAATACAGGTGGGCAGTTGCAAAAACAACAGAGAAGGTTATGAAGTATCATTGCAAAGCAAAGAATGCTAATTTCCTCATAAAGGAAGGTGAGAAAGTAAAGAAGCTTGCAGAGCAGTATGCCGAAGCAGCCCAACAGAACCGAAAAAATTGA
- the LOC112732419 gene encoding uncharacterized protein At4g10930 isoform X2, whose amino-acid sequence MDIVIDRGVLDCCQHWFCFVCIDNWATITNLCPLCQNEFQLITCVPVYDTIGGNKVEDDSFFRDDEWSIEGKNNTLSFPSYYIDENAVTCLDGDGCKVRSGLETIEGDSDLDTSIACDSCDTWYHAFCVGFDTEGTSESTWLCPRCVVGEVSKGRDTDSMESTMVECNPEHINNQCQAEDSFSRKVCVSVADAGETAVVVSMVDGHKWVPSASEKGLLPLELGRDQLTESCILDSDTTNQQKAMEKKIMSPIVKEQELELCLSHNVSGSLSSKSLEHNDPKESAHGARSGPSNLDETKLADESHVKTSPSRNESDMGLHLGLSVGSFLSVDNVDKDGIKDHTTGVKHLSPDECSMEGDVIENDVKKDNTSVTAGKRKHVDHSNDEGHFKVDGDVKPELPIEVSRKKIRAAGGQMTSINNSADAQLSDNGQKSSALNHSASKEVVRPTIMNIVKGTNRRLSKGPTGTNSSDNVSRKDENMAGLRVKKIMKRVADDGESSLIVQNLRKEIREAVRNKSSINFEENIDTKLLAAFRAAIAGPKTEPVNKLTPSALKAKKSMLQKGTVREHLTKKIFGTSNGKRKRAWDRDCEIEFWKYRCMRATRPEKIETLKSVLDLLRKNSESTQGPECQAKDTILSRLYLADTSVFPRKDDVKPLSVLKTDASSEQTKQNNPSGTDIKNLSCNARVCSSETKVDKIIHDSAGDNSASRKTSVSSSAGAKVNAKELGLKSDSTKSDKKKWALEFLAKKTAAESKRTANGSQEDNTIFKDKFPLLAQLPADMRPVLGPSCHNKIPISVRQTQLYRLTERLLRNTNLPVIRRTADTELAVADAINIEKEVADRSSSKLVYLNLCSQELRHRANNTKSNVAEDTNPPESSAKLPDQSEHNADDCSTDPAVEALKNAGLLSDSPPSSPHDNREIGNENDTSGPDNILELDSHPELDIYGDFEYDLEDEDYIGVSKVLNPKPEESESKVKLVFSTMNLKSDAALDDSDCKGSLNSEVLRDASGSTTSHIETVPRDSATDAEIGGPSASVSSELCESAVEPADSEFEELYGPDKEPLIKKFPDAEPRTTCGEGKKETPSEATDKSNVSETGKNSPGKEEKSDDMSAKQSECDSINHVTKKVEAYIKEHMRPLCKSGVITAEQYRWAVAKTTEKVMKYHCKAKNANFLIKEGEKVKKLAEQYAEAAQQNRKN is encoded by the exons ATGGATATCGTCATTGATAGGGGAGTTCTCGATTGCTGTCAGCATTG GTTCTGTTTTGTATGCATTGATAACTGGGCTACAATCACTAATCTCTGCCCACTTTGCCAGAACGAGTTTCAGTTGATCACTTGTGTACCA GTTTATGATACCATTGGAGGCAATAAAGTTGAAGATGACTCATTCTTCAG AGATGACGAATGGTCCATTGAAGGGAAGAACAATACATTATCGTTTCCCTCCTACTACATTGATGAAAAT GCAGTTACTTGTTTGGATGGTGATGGCTGCAAAGTTCGAAGTGGATTGGAAACTATTGAAGGAGATTCTGATCTTGATACATCAATTGCATGTGATTCATGTGATACATG GTATCATGCCTTCTGTGTGGGATTTGATACAGAAGGTACATCTGAAAGTACATGGTTATGTCCAAG ATGCGTGGTCGGTGAAGTTTCTAAAGGAAGAGACACTGATTCAATGGAGAGCACGATGGTAGAATGTAACCCAGAGCATATTAACAATCAATGTCAGGCTGAGGATTCCTTTTCAAGAAAAGTTTGTGTGTCTGTTGCTGATGCGGGAGAGACAGCTGTTGTTGTTTCAATGGTTGATGGACATAAATGGGTTCCATCAGCAAGCGAGAAAGGCCTATTGCCTCTTGAACTTGGCAGGGATCAATTGACTGAATCATGTATATTAGATTCTGACACAACTAATCAGCAGAAAGCAATGGAGAAGAAGATTATGTCACCAATTGTGAAGGAACAAGAGCTGGAGTTGTGCTTATCACACAATGTATCTGGTAGCCTAAGTTCTAAATCCTTGGAGCATAATGATCCAAAGGAAAGTGCTCATGGAGCAAGGAGTGGACCAAGTAACCTTGATGAAACCAAGTTAGCTGATGAGTCCCATGTCAAAACTAGTCCTTCTAGAAATGAATCTGATATGGGTCTTCATCTTGGTTTATCAGTGGGCTCTTTCCTATCAG TTGATAATGTGGACAAGGATGGAATAAAAGATCACACAACTGGTGTCAAGCACCTGAGTCCAGATGAATGTTCTATGGAAG GAGATGTAATTGAAAACGATGTTAAGAAGGATAATACTAGTGTAACTGCTGGGAAGAGAAAGCATGTTGATCACAG CAATGATGAAGGTCATTTCAAAGTTGATGGGGATGTGAAGCCTGAACTTCCAATTGAAGTGTCTCGAAAGAAAATTAGAGCTGCTGGTGGTCAAATGACTAGTATTAATAACTCAGCTGATGCCCAGCTTTCAGACAATGGTCAAAAGAGCTCTGCTTTGAACCATTCTGCATCCAAGGAGGTTGTCAGACCAACTATAATGAATATAGTTAAAGGTACAAACCGTAGGCTTTCCAAGGGACCTACTGGCACTAATTCATCCGACAATGTGTCTAGAAAGGATGAAAATATGGCTGGATTGAGGGTAAAAAAGATCATGAAGAGAGTTGCTGATGATGGAGAATCATCCTTGATAGTTCAAAATCTAAGGAAGGAAATTAGAGAAGCTGTCCGTAACAAATCCTCTATAAACTTTGAGGAAAATATTGATACAAAGCTTCTTGCAGCATTCAGGGCTGCTATAGCTGGACCCAAAACTGAACCTGTAAATAAGTTAACCCCTTCAGCTTTAAAGGCAAAGAAGTCAATGTTGCAGAAAGGAACGGTACGTGAGCATCTTACAAAGAAAATTTTTGGGACTtcaaatggaaaaagaaagcgtGCATGGGATAGGGACTGTGAAATTGAGTTTTGGAAATATCGGTGCATGAGGGCTACAAGGCCTgaaaaaattgaaactttaaaatcAGTTCTAGATCTACTAAGAAAAAATTCAGAGTCAACCCAGGGTCCTGAATGTCAGGCCAAGGATACTATTCTTTCCAGGTTGTATCTAGCAGATACATCTGTTTTCCCACGGAAAGATGATGTCAAGCCCCTCTCTGTACTTAAAACTGATGCTAGCTCAGAGCAGACTAAACAAAATAACCCGTCAGGAACAGATATAAAAAATCTTTCATGCAATGCCAGAGTTTGTTCATCTGAAACAAAAGTAGATAAGATTATACATGATTCAGCTGGTGATAATTCAGCTTCTCGTAAGACATCAGTTTCTTCTTCAGCTGGTGCCAAAGTTAATGCAAAAGAATTAGGACTTAAATCAGATTCTACGAAGAGTGATAAAAAGAAATGGGCCTTAGAGTTTCTTGCTAAGAAAACAGCTGCTGAGAGCAAAAGGACGGCAAATGGAAGTCAAGAAGACAATAcaatttttaaagataaatttcCTTTGCTT GCCCAACTACCGGCTGATATGAGACCAGTACTGGGACCTTCTTGTCACAATAAAATTCCAATATCAGTGAGGCAG ACACAGCTTTACCGCCTGACAGAGCGCTTGTTGAGGAACACAAATCTGCCAGTCATTCGCAGAACTGCAGATACAGAATTGGCTGTTGCAGATGCAATCAATATTGAAAAGGAGGTTGCTGACAGATCGAGCAGCAAGCTTGTGTATTTGAACCTCTGCTCACAAGAGCTCCGACATCGTGCAAATAACACAAAATCCAATGTAGCTGAAGATACAAATCCCCCGGAGTCATCTGCCAAGCTTCCTGATCAATCAGAACATAATGCTGATGATTGTTCAACTGACCCTGCTGTTGAAGCCTTGAAAAATGCTGGTCTATTGTCTGATTCACCGCCTAGCAGTCCACATGATAACAGAGAAATAGGTAATGAAAATGATACTTCAGGGCCTGATAATATACTTGAATTGGATTCTCATCCTGAGCTGGACATTTATGGTGATTTTGAGTATGATTTGGAAGATGAAGACTACATTGGGGTTTCAAAGGTCTTGAACCCAAAACCAGAGGAAAGTGAGTCGAAAGTGAAACTTGTTTTCTCCACCATGAACTTGAAGTCAGATGCAGCTTTGGATGACTCAGACTGTAAAGGGTCCCTTAACAGTGAAGTACTACGGGATGCCTCCGGCTCAACAACCTCTCACATCGAAACAGTCCCTAGGGACTCAGCAACTGATGCAGAGATTGGCGGGCcttctgcttctgtttcttcTGAGTTATGTGAGAGTGCTGTCGAGCCAGCTGATTCCGAATTTGAAGAATTATATGGCCCTGACAAAGAACCACTCATAAAAAAATTTCCAGATGCCGAACCAAGAACAACATGTGGAGAGGGCAAGAAAGAAACACCAAGTGAGGCCACTGACAAATCTAATGTATCTGAAACTGGTAAAAATTCCCCAGGGAAAGAAGAGAAATCTGATGATATGAGTGCGAAGCAGTCTGAGTGTGACTCGATAAACCATGTAACAAAGAAG GTAGAAGCCTATATCAAGGAACATATGAGGCCACTGTGCAAGAGTGGTGTGATCACAGCAGAACAATACAGGTGGGCAGTTGCAAAAACAACAGAGAAGGTTATGAAGTATCATTGCAAAGCAAAGAATGCTAATTTCCTCATAAAGGAAGGTGAGAAAGTAAAGAAGCTTGCAGAGCAGTATGCCGAAGCAGCCCAACAGAACCGAAAAAATTGA